The following coding sequences lie in one Cydia strobilella chromosome 16, ilCydStro3.1, whole genome shotgun sequence genomic window:
- the LOC134748393 gene encoding small ribosomal subunit protein uS14 encodes MGHANIWYSHPRKYGQGSRSCRACSNRHGLIRKYGLNICRQCFREYAHDIGFKKLD; translated from the exons ATGGGTCACGCTAACATCTGGTATTCTCATCCCCGCAAATACGGACAGGGATCCCGCTCATG ccgGGCCTGCTCGAACCGTCATGGACTTATTCGTAAATACGGCTTGAACATCTGCAGACAGTGCTTCAGGGAGTACGCTCACGACATCGGCTTCAAGAAG CTGGACTAA